GATTCTACCCGATCGAACGTAGAACGCGCGTCCGGCCGAAGACTTGGCCGGACTGCCGGCTATAAACGTTTTCCTAATATAAACGCTCTATATTATGGGAAGAAGGGAGTATTTAATAGCGGGCTCTATAGGTGTCATCTGCCTGTAGCGGGCCAAAAAACAACCGCCCTAATTGCCGTCAGATATGCAGTGCCTGGCCTGCCTGGTCCTCTCATGTTTTCGTTCTGCTTTCGCTTCCTCCTAGCAAAGCTTGTGCAGCACATGGTTCCTCCCATCTCGTGGTTTGTGTGTTCCCGATGCAGCAGCCCTCTTGTGGCAGCCATTGCTGCAACATCGTGCATCCAACTTGGTGCGGTTGTAGCAAAAAATGCGTCGATCCCCTTAGGTGCCAGCTTGTAGTGGCACCGAGTGCTTCGTCCCGAGGGTCGGCCTTATGCCCAATAGCATGGTGGTCCTCGCAGTATCGGCTCATAGCATGATGACGCCCTCACAACACCGGCTTGCCACAACGTCACCAATCGCGACAACTCCGACGACCTCGCAGTAGCGATTCCAACATCTGGACAGCCTCGCAGCATTGAAGCATGCTCAAAGCACTGCAACATCACCGGCTGGCGCCGCTCACAGCAACACCACCTTGCACCATAGTAGTGGTTGCAACACCATTGCCCTGTCTTGCAGCGGCGGCCACTGGCTCTATCCTCGAGATTGCTTGGGGAGGTGCATGATGCTAGTTGGGCATGGCAACTCGTCGCGGCCCATGTAGCTCCTGGCAGCCTACAGCAACGGCGCTGCCCAGGTCTTGTAGTAATCTATGCTTCATAACTCAACTTCGGCATCAACAATGATCCGCTCCCCTGCCTTGCAGCAATCGCTGCTACGTTACGCAACCGATCGTCTGAAGGTGGTGGGAGGAGAGCGGAAGGAGGGTGTAGTATGCTTCGTGTGAGAATAGGGATAAACGGTGGAGAGGTGGAGAAGACCATCGGTAGTGACGGGAGCACGTAGCTTTGTAGGAACACTTGTTGAAGCCAAATGCACGCGTCTGAAAACTGGTTGAAAACCGCGCGTTATCAGCCAGCTGTAGTCAAGTATATAAAAAAagtatttttcattttttattcgGTCCATCGCTCTCAGAAAGACTCTAGATGAATCCGTGCCATCACCGCGCCGTCCTTATTTTGATTCCGATGTTCAATTCAAAAGCCACAGCTTTCGTTAAAAATATTCAAAACCAAATCATTTGCACGTCATGCATCGTTTTTTGCATGCAATTTCCTAATATGTGTTACACAAAGAAATTACACAAACTAGACCGAGGGCAATGGAATCATTTTTCTGTTATAGACGCTAGAACTAGAAAACAAGGGGCCAGATGATTTCGGATTTGGAAACCACGTGAGGACAAACGTTATAGACGCCTGGTACTTTCCTTTTTGAGGGGTCTGCTCATCCGCGCTAGCGAGCAAACATGCACTCGTTGTCACGTCcatgaattttttttagaaaaagaagaatacccccggcctctgcatctgatcAATGCATACGGCCAATTTTATTAATTATTAGCATAAAACCTTACAAAGTCGTAtaacagtaagaccaaagccaccatcttcgcaacctctgtcgctactcctatctaactgatgaaggggcgctgatggtctgggcctaataccaaacagacctcgcagccaaacctaacatctaagacctgaggtcccaacctggacgcctgccgggtatgggcacccaccaatccggcgtgctcctcaaccaggccgCCTGCCGAGTATGAGGCCACCACAACCACCTACCACTTATCCATCTTCAGAGAGCTGTATTGTTGCAACGGCCTTGCCCGGtctcgctgccgccgacgccaccacgacgccagacagcgtcgacctcctgcgcgtgtccgtcaccacacatctgacgccaagcctccgctgctccatgccgccaagagccgCCACCAAGAATATGTAtaaagaaacaccgctccaccgaaaGGGAGGCAGCACACCCCCACCCCTCACCTACAGACCCTTCCGTCCgatcccaatgtccttggcgtcgcCTCCAGGAAGGTCACGTCCATGAATGAATGGTTTCTAGGTTGGTTGTCTTGAAATTGAATGCCCccgcaatttttttttaaaatcgaatgaacaagtactccctccgtcccataatatagtgtcaaaaaacgtcttacattatggaacaGAGGGGGTAGTTTATAGTCATCTTTCATATGATGAACTTCTGGTACACAATGCATTCCTTTCACACCATAGCATTTCACAGTCCTGTGATCAAAGTATATTCTGTAACAGCATAAGCAACTCTGGGTTGCCATAAATCTCAGAGAAGGAAACAGATGTCTGCAATGAATAATGTTGTTCCACTGCACACTCTTATTGAAATGGGAACTGGACTAGCTGCAAGGCGGCACTTGTCTGAACACGCGACAATGGAATCATCTCCTCTGCAACAGGTGCATCAGTGGGCAAAGAATCTGCATCTGGTTTGAACATTTGGAAGCCTGCGAACACGCCACCAGATATGAGATTCTTGGAAACGTACGTGACTGGTCGCAGACATTCAAGCTACCAGGGAACTATGATACGTACCTCAACAACAAAGCGAGCCCAGAGCTGGTCAGAACGATGCTCCAGCTCTCCCTTCAGTATGCTGACCTCAAGGCCCTTGAACAGATGCGCAGTCTCAAAAAAGACGTCATACTCCTTGCACAATATCTGGGCACAAAATGATTTCTATGGTTCAGGTAACATGGACACGGTTACAAATGCAATGATGAAAACTAGTGCCTGCGGCGTTATATAGTGACCTCAATGAGAAGATGACCAGGTTCCTCGAGCTCTTCCACTCTCAGCGGGCAGTTTTCCAGTTTCTTCTTGGCCTCGTTACCGAACTTCTCATTTCTTGTTTTGTTCTGAAGCTGCTTCAGTGACATGGTATGCACTTGTTATTCGGCCACCACACTATCTCTTAAAAACTTGCATGTGGAAAAGTGTGGTGCAAAAAAACAGGCAATAGCACATTGTGGTTTATAGATTAAGAAAATGAATAATTACTATCTCAGGAAATGAAGACAGGATACTGCACGCTTGTTTAAATATAGTAGCATACAGATCCAAGTCCAAGAAAAAAGGTTTAAATTCTCAAACTAGTCCTAACGGGTTCCACTCTAATTTTGTTCTAAATTCTAATTTTTCTAAGACAAACGGCCAGATCTTTAGGTAGCCTGCTGGGAAGTAACAGAGTCCTATGATGAGTATTCGCTATGATATGAAAACGAATTCGATGAGCATTATAATTCATATCACACGATTTCTGCAAATAGTTGGTTTCTGAATTTTCAATATCACACACAAATTTGAAGAAGCCCACCTTCTCAGCTTTCTCAGACACACTTTGGAGGAACAACATTTGTGTTATTGTTTTGTCCAGGAGAGCATCAATGCTGCACTGTTTTTTTGCAAGAAGATACAATCAATGCACTTTTTATTTGCAAACAAACACAATTGAAAAGGAGATACATCAAATATTAGAACTCACAAGACAGACCTTTGATGCATTTGGAATGAGCTCCCTCAACTCCTTCATCCTGTCTTGAATCAGTTGCCTGTCTCTCGGTCTTGGTCTGTGCAGTTCCTTTTTTCCGCCTTCATGCTTTATTTCAACTGAAATTTCCCTGTGCATGTCTTGAATTGTATGACCCACGCATTCTTCAGTCATGGTCCTGTTGATTCCCTTTGGGAGCGAAACAGTCATTTTGGAAGTCATGAAGCCTTCTTTGACTGAGGTAGGTGAAAATTCTCGACCACCAGAGGGATCTGGGATTGTCGATTCCTCCAAACTCAGTGCATGATCTTCTCTCTGTATTTGTGTTTCACATGAAGTCGAAGAATCAAACCTCAGTGCATGATCTTCTCTCTGTATTTGTGTTTCGCTTGAAGTCGAAGAATCAGTCAAGTGATACGAGTAACTGTTTGGGATATCACCAACCTGGTTGGTTATAGCATCCACTAAGAATTCAGCATAATCATTGGTCTCGAGGTGTGAGTAAGAATATGCTTTATTTCCATTCGCTTGAAGGAGAGAGTGGCTTGTAGACTCTTGTTGTTTCAATCTACCATGCCACATGAAGCTCTCAAGATCTTCCTTGGGAATTGCTTCAAGATCTTTGTGCATCTTTGAGTGAATTGAAGAATTTGATGTTACAACATCATCATTTAAAACTGTAGTGCTGCCACATGTGTGCTCCTGATATTCTTGTGCCATATATGCCAGGATAAAATCATCAATATTATTATAATCCGCATCTTGTATGTTAATTACTGATGTGCAACTCAGTTTGCTGTTGGAATTGATCAACTTATCCATAAATGAGAGGTTTGTCATATCCGGGTTGACCAATGTCTTGCAGTGAGTGAGTTCAGATGGTGCTTCATTAACATTGGTCCACAGATCACTCTCATTGGCATCGAAGGTTTCATCTGAGCAAGTTGTTAGACCAACATTGTACGCTCCTGTAATGACATCTTCTAACATTGGAAACTCGGACGGAGTGAAGGGATGTGGTAGACTAAGGTGTTCAATGGTAAATAGCTGAGCAGAATTGTTGATCACATCAAATAAGTCATGGGCCAGAACATCTGCGGGATCCACCGATACATCTGCAGCAGGTTTTTTCAAAGAATTTGAGTAGCCGAACCCTGTGGCTGAAGGATTATGAGGAATTGAGGGGTTGTAAATCTTATAGAACAGGTCCTTCATGTGTGTCGCCAGTGCTGAACTTTCCAAAACCTGAGGCTTGAGAATTTTTTACACTGATTAGTCACAAGTAAGAGATAGAGACCTTGTGAAGGAAGAGCCTCAATATATTCTGTGTGAAGATTGTTGCACATCAAGTCTGAGCAACTGATGTTGTTTTTGCACACAATATGCTGATTATGCAGCAATAGTGTGAATTCCCTAGACAATGCTGCTGGGGAGGTACAGAACCACCTTGGTTTCATTCTAGAAATGGAACTGGAACTGGAACCCGTAAAAACTCTAAATCATGTTGATTCTCTTACTTAAATATGATAAATGCACTAATGCATTTAGGAAACATGTGGGTACAATAATAACAACTGAACATACCATACATAAAGATCCCAGGTGAAGAACCCCATAAGGAATCACTGGTACAAGTAGAACTGTCTACATATAAGAAACAAGAATTGCCACGTTAGCCATGCAAGTTTGCATTTGCTGGTTGAACACAGACATACATTGTTGGAGAGGACAACTGAAGTGAAAATAAGTGGGTCGTACTTTAATTCCTGCTGCAAATTGAAACTGCCAGTCTTCGTGATACTGAAAAAAGTAAAATTTGTGAAATCACTTAAAGTGCTATGCAAGTTCCAGAGTTGTGGTGTGGAACGAAAAACGTAAATTTAGTTCACCTTGTACACCAAAGTTGAACGAAGATCACTGGAAGAAATCCAGCAATGTCGTCCCATAATGGCCACTTTACCAATAATTCTGTTGAAGTTGAAATTATTAGAGAATCAAACAGTTTATGTGACGTTGATTATAAGAAGTTGAACAACGCGCAATCATGCTTACTCTTCTCCAAGAGAATACGAATGACTAGACATGCGCAGCAATGCTGCCTCGATGGGGCAAAATGGATAGCTTTGATATTGGCCATCGTTAGACCaagtaagtgttattatctggttgTCACTATCAGCTGGGTCCCCGTAATGATCTCTCGTGTTTTTGGTCATCTTGTCAACGTAGCCATCCTCCCAAGTCAAGATGCTGAAAGTTAATTTACAAATGATGCAACTGAAAGAGTGATAGTGATTAACGACAAATAAGACTAACAGTTGCAAATTTTAGATGGTATATACTTTATATGATAAGAATATTTTAGTCCTGTTACATTTGACGCACCAAGTTGGTTCAGTACTACTGTCCTACAGATAAGCAAAAAATCAAGAGAACAAACAGTATGACTTACCCGTGCTTCTCGCTTTTGATTGACCAAAATACTGCATACTTCCATAGACCATCAGAACACAAGCCTCGCAACGATTCTGTGTTGAACCCCATGTGCTCACAGCTCAAACCTCATGCAACAAACACAGCAAAGAGAAGTTGCAGACTGGGAGCAAGCTGCCAGAAAATACAGAGGGGCTAGCTGCAACGGTAAGATGCGCGGCCTGCTTGCTTCCACCGTAGACAAGCTCGTCGTTTGATCAATTTGTGAGAGAAATCTAGAAGCACAACTCCCATAACTCTGCCTCCCTCACTACTCCCTTGCTGTGCAGGCCTTCCCTTTGAAGCACTTGCGAGATTAAAAGTAGGACCCACAAGAATTGCAACCACGGAAGGCAGATATCTTGGAGGTTCTGCAGGTCACTGCCATCCAAAAAACTCAGTGCCCGGGCTTATGTTCAAGCGGCAACATCTTGATGGCAGCTCCTAAAGACCTGAACACAAGAACATGAGGTTTCCCACTTGAGAGTCTGCTGCAGGTTTTTGGTTCAGAAATCATGAATAGTTACTTCGAGAAACGTAGGAGAAATATAAGAGTGAAGAAATGTCCATTGGGAAAATAGATGATCTGCTTATGCTCTCTAACTAGTACATATCTAAACATGTGGATCATGAGATATGGAAGCTAACCAAGTTCGTACTTCTTACAGTTAATTGGCATGTCCCTAAAGACAAAGGAATGGAGAAAAAAAAAGAGGGGGAGGCTTCACCAAGAAGAACGCTCCCCTCTTGATGTACAAGAAATCACAAAAAGGTCGCCAAGAAAAGAGTTGATTTGATTCTAGCTAGCAGAGGTTTTTATGAGACCTGGACCTTACTGGAATATGATGAATCCGTAGAAGTAAGCAAACGACAAACAGATGAGAGGTGGTGCCAAACAAGCAGGTGCCTTTAAGAGTTTGAGGCGGGCCTCTTATCAACTCCACTTATATAATTTTCAAGGGACAGAACCCTTTCAGCCACCAGCTGTCCTGTTATTAGTTAAAATAAAAATAATACGGAATACGATCTACCAAAATACTAGTACTATATTCTCTGGTGTAGTAGAATTTGCAGTTAGTACAAAAGTTGAACAATCAACAATGTGCCCCAGAAAAATAGAACTGCTTTCTATAAAAAAAACATAGAACTGCTCGTGCAGAGTGGAAGGCATATCATATCATATCAGCATCAGGATATGAATATACTAATTCAAGTTGAAGACCCAAGGCAACGTGGCAGGAAAACGAGTTAGCACTAACGTTAAGCTTAAAACAAGGAGTTGGTAGGTACTGGAATCCAGCTAACCCTGTGATAAGTCAAAACGTTCTATATTGGTTTGTGATTTTCCTTTTGCAGAATGAGTCAACTTCTTCCATCACC
This region of Triticum aestivum cultivar Chinese Spring chromosome 2D, IWGSC CS RefSeq v2.1, whole genome shotgun sequence genomic DNA includes:
- the LOC123052993 gene encoding transcription factor EMB1444, coding for MGFNTESLRGLCSDGLWKYAVFWSIKSEKHGILTWEDGYVDKMTKNTRDHYGDPADSDNQIITLTWSNDGQYQSYPFCPIEAALLRMSSHSYSLGEEIIGKVAIMGRHCWISSSDLRSTLVYKYHEDWQFQFAAGIKTVLLVPVIPYGVLHLGSLCMPQVLESSALATHMKDLFYKIYNPSIPHNPSATGFGYSNSLKKPAADVSVDPADVLAHDLFDVINNSAQLFTIEHLSLPHPFTPSEFPMLEDVITGAYNVGLTTCSDETFDANESDLWTNVNEAPSELTHCKTLVNPDMTNLSFMDKLINSNSKLSCTSVINIQDADYNNIDDFILAYMAQEYQEHTCGSTTVLNDDVVTSNSSIHSKMHKDLEAIPKEDLESFMWHGRLKQQESTSHSLLQANGNKAYSYSHLETNDYAEFLVDAITNQVGDIPNSYSYHLTDSSTSSETQIQREDHALRFDSSTSCETQIQREDHALSLEESTIPDPSGGREFSPTSVKEGFMTSKMTVSLPKGINRTMTEECVGHTIQDMHREISVEIKHEGGKKELHRPRPRDRQLIQDRMKELRELIPNASKCSIDALLDKTITQMLFLQSVSEKAEKLQNKTRNEKFGNEAKKKLENCPLRVEELEEPGHLLIEILCKEYDVFFETAHLFKGLEVSILKGELEHRSDQLWARFVVEASKCSNQMQILCPLMHLLQRR